A single genomic interval of Zobellia nedashkovskayae harbors:
- a CDS encoding MFS transporter, producing the protein MKSLRLILTNPRYFGAAWVFASINILFGTWAIYIPAVKEQLQIDKSQLGLAIFFLSLGVFTVFPIASSIINRIGVGRATWYGVVLSSVAALLPLLAPNYYTLMGALFLFGAANGFTDISMNTLVTELEKEDKKSFMSASHGFFSLGGVLAGLGSFLIGPLDNPPLHMLIAVLLVLVVNFIFHGKYKKVVAAVEEKEPFSLKLFKPMLFLGLISFVAMGSEGAIVDWSGLYLKEISLAPEVLWGAGFLGFQVTMTLGRFLGDGISEKIGSVKMVTFATVLVLLGYAMVLSTETYMAISGFALSGLGFSVMVPEVFRIGGKVKGVDSSQSVSFIAGTGYTGFLVAPPILGFIADSSSLKTCFVVLFACALFVLAATFKLNRNRKKA; encoded by the coding sequence ATGAAATCTCTTCGTCTTATTCTGACAAATCCCCGTTATTTTGGTGCTGCTTGGGTATTTGCCAGTATAAATATTCTTTTTGGTACTTGGGCTATTTATATACCAGCGGTAAAAGAACAGCTTCAAATAGATAAGTCTCAATTGGGGCTTGCTATATTTTTTCTTTCGCTTGGGGTCTTTACGGTTTTTCCCATAGCCTCATCAATCATTAATAGAATAGGGGTGGGGAGGGCTACTTGGTACGGAGTGGTACTAAGTAGCGTGGCAGCACTTTTACCCTTATTGGCTCCTAACTATTATACGCTTATGGGGGCGCTGTTTCTTTTTGGGGCGGCTAACGGTTTTACCGATATTTCTATGAATACCTTGGTAACCGAACTTGAAAAAGAAGACAAGAAGAGTTTTATGAGTGCTTCCCATGGATTTTTTAGTCTGGGTGGCGTATTGGCAGGGCTTGGTAGCTTTCTTATCGGACCATTAGATAATCCGCCCTTGCATATGCTAATTGCCGTTTTATTGGTTTTGGTTGTCAATTTTATTTTTCACGGAAAGTATAAAAAAGTAGTTGCAGCAGTTGAGGAAAAAGAGCCATTCAGTTTAAAACTTTTTAAGCCGATGTTGTTTTTAGGGTTGATTTCATTCGTTGCCATGGGAAGCGAAGGAGCAATTGTAGACTGGAGCGGACTTTATTTAAAAGAAATAAGTTTAGCGCCCGAAGTGTTATGGGGAGCTGGATTCTTAGGTTTTCAGGTGACTATGACTTTGGGACGTTTTCTTGGTGATGGTATCAGCGAAAAAATTGGATCGGTAAAAATGGTAACCTTTGCCACTGTTTTGGTGTTACTGGGATATGCAATGGTCTTGAGTACGGAAACGTATATGGCTATTTCTGGTTTTGCTTTAAGCGGACTCGGATTTTCAGTTATGGTACCCGAGGTATTTCGTATTGGAGGCAAAGTTAAGGGTGTAGATTCTTCACAAAGTGTATCATTTATAGCAGGTACTGGCTATACCGGCTTTTTAGTCGCCCCTCCAATTTTAGGATTCATTGCCGATAGTTCTTCCTTAAAAACTTGCTTTGTGGTTCTGTTTGCTTGCGCCCTTTTTGTACTGGCAGCAACTTTTAAATTAAATCGAAATCGAAAAAAAGCCTAA